A region of Halorhabdus rudnickae DNA encodes the following proteins:
- a CDS encoding class I SAM-dependent methyltransferase, with the protein MNHTETRYLEAKRSLDERARSPRVRDRLLSALSAEPRILDVGCGTGTTVPRLLEWGIDTGTYRGVDGDAGVIEFARDVRPAELRRAGYNVTTHDRGGTVEDLSVTYETGDALATLERAEDVDLIVAQAFADLVPISELLAGIESALAPGGLAYLPITFDGATIFQPDHPGDDAVETAYHEAIDAEPGRDVHAGRHLIDACRRADGELLAMAASDWILRPSKGIYPADEAYFLECILGFVETALRDGTVAQGEDWVAARRKQLAARELTYVAHQYDLLYRAPIR; encoded by the coding sequence ATGAATCACACCGAGACCCGTTATCTGGAGGCCAAGCGGTCGCTGGACGAACGGGCCCGCTCGCCTCGCGTTCGCGATCGGTTACTCTCGGCACTCTCCGCCGAGCCACGGATCCTCGATGTCGGTTGTGGCACGGGAACAACAGTGCCACGGCTGCTCGAATGGGGGATCGATACCGGCACGTATCGTGGTGTCGACGGCGACGCCGGCGTCATCGAGTTCGCCCGTGACGTGCGGCCAGCCGAACTCCGGCGAGCCGGCTACAATGTCACAACCCACGACCGTGGCGGTACTGTCGAAGACCTTTCGGTCACCTACGAGACCGGGGACGCGCTCGCGACACTCGAACGCGCCGAGGATGTCGATTTGATCGTCGCTCAGGCGTTCGCCGATCTCGTTCCGATTTCCGAGTTGCTGGCCGGGATCGAATCGGCACTGGCTCCGGGCGGGCTCGCGTACCTCCCGATTACCTTCGACGGAGCCACGATATTCCAGCCCGACCATCCGGGAGACGACGCCGTCGAAACAGCTTATCACGAAGCGATCGACGCCGAACCCGGCCGGGACGTCCACGCCGGTCGTCACCTGATAGACGCATGCCGACGCGCGGACGGCGAGTTGCTCGCGATGGCCGCTTCCGACTGGATCCTCCGCCCCAGTAAGGGGATCTATCCCGCCGACGAAGCGTACTTCTTGGAGTGTATTCTCGGGTTCGTCGAGACAGCCCTGAGGGATGGAACAGTCGCCCAGGGTGAGGACTGGGTCGCGGCCCGTCGGAAGCAACTAGCTGCCAGAGAGCTAACCTACGTCGCCCACCAGTACGATCTCCTGTATCGGGCACCGATCCGGTAA
- a CDS encoding 6-pyruvoyl trahydropterin synthase family protein, producing MTTDTYELTVTREFIAQHFLTVPDPGPEGVPHSHHFTVEIRFAGPELGEYGYLVDIDDVEAILEDLEERYRDTLLNDLDEFDGLNPSIEHFARLFGDRVADALTDPNPEHLRIRMWEDDVSWASHSRRLDG from the coding sequence ATGACAACTGATACGTACGAACTGACAGTGACCCGCGAGTTCATCGCACAGCACTTTCTCACCGTTCCCGATCCAGGTCCGGAAGGAGTTCCCCACAGCCACCACTTCACCGTCGAGATTCGATTCGCCGGTCCCGAACTCGGTGAGTACGGGTATCTCGTAGACATCGACGACGTCGAGGCGATCCTCGAGGACCTCGAAGAACGTTATCGCGATACCCTGCTTAACGATCTCGACGAGTTCGATGGGCTGAACCCGAGTATCGAACACTTTGCCCGCCTGTTCGGCGACCGCGTCGCGGACGCGCTGACGGATCCAAATCCCGAACACCTCCGGATCCGTATGTGGGAAGACGACGTCTCCTGGGCGAGTCACTCGCGTCGTCTCGACGGATGA
- the truA gene encoding tRNA pseudouridine(38-40) synthase TruA, translated as MTDRSRRAFRIAYDGRPFHGFQRQPDVATVSNAILDALRDLDALETDDVPPGYAAAGRTDAGVSALAQTVAFDCPHWLTAAALNSELPADIRAWASDDVPAAFHATHDATAREYTYHLHAPDSSLTRARDALGVLGGKHDFHNFTPDDTGTVRDLSGNVMRNGEFLVVQFRADGFPRQFVRRAVTVIEAVATGAAGLDRIDRLLGEEPVEGPAGIAPAPPEPLVLTAVDYPDLSFEGEHAALASAREIFETKAIDHRANARVASTIADGIDQGK; from the coding sequence GTGACCGATCGCTCACGACGGGCCTTCCGGATCGCATACGACGGCCGTCCCTTCCATGGCTTCCAGCGCCAGCCCGACGTGGCGACCGTCTCGAATGCGATTCTCGACGCCCTCCGGGATCTGGACGCCCTCGAAACCGACGACGTCCCACCGGGCTACGCTGCCGCCGGACGAACCGACGCCGGCGTCTCTGCACTCGCACAGACCGTCGCGTTCGACTGTCCCCACTGGCTGACCGCCGCAGCGCTCAACAGCGAGTTACCGGCCGACATCCGAGCCTGGGCGAGTGACGACGTTCCCGCCGCCTTCCACGCGACTCACGATGCCACTGCACGCGAGTACACCTATCACCTCCATGCCCCCGACTCCTCGTTGACACGGGCGCGCGACGCCCTCGGAGTCCTCGGTGGCAAGCATGACTTTCACAACTTCACGCCGGACGACACCGGTACCGTCCGCGATCTGTCCGGGAACGTGATGCGAAACGGTGAGTTCCTGGTCGTGCAATTCCGCGCAGACGGATTCCCTCGCCAGTTCGTCCGGCGGGCTGTGACCGTTATAGAAGCTGTCGCAACGGGAGCGGCCGGGCTCGACCGGATCGACCGCCTACTCGGTGAGGAGCCGGTCGAGGGGCCGGCGGGAATTGCGCCGGCCCCCCCAGAACCACTGGTTTTGACTGCTGTTGACTACCCGGATCTCTCTTTCGAGGGCGAGCACGCAGCACTCGCGAGTGCGAGAGAAATCTTCGAAACGAAGGCGATCGACCACCGGGCGAACGCCCGGGTTGCGTCGACGATCGCCGACGGGATCGACCAGGGAAAATGA
- a CDS encoding glycosyltransferase family 4 protein, with amino-acid sequence MAQVAVVHNTLDFQGGADAVCLATCEALSSDHEVTLFTLSETDLAVLADRFDADVDGIAVRTPPANGSIAKTLGRLAPWIGPQLAVRSVLVARYFRQHADAFDLAVSTANEFSFPGPSVQYVHYPQFHLYDLEDGDPGRLNPLWSRIAAPDRPDLQRATLLANSAWTAEVVAELYGVRPAVVAPPVDPIEEGLDWDDRQQGIVVVGRIAPDKRVLDAISLIDRLRDRGHDVHLHVVGSTPRSYRQYADRVAAAVDQRSYVDLERDVSRDRLETLLRTHRYGLNLKPDEHFGMSVAEYVSAGMIAFAPDGGGQRDILDGRPDRLFDSLAAAVDRIDTAITTDDRPSLRRDRFTRDQFKAAISTYVNQTLE; translated from the coding sequence ATGGCGCAGGTCGCCGTGGTCCACAACACGCTCGATTTCCAGGGCGGTGCGGATGCGGTGTGTCTGGCGACCTGTGAGGCACTATCGAGCGACCACGAGGTCACGCTGTTCACGCTCAGTGAGACCGATCTCGCTGTACTGGCGGATCGCTTCGACGCAGACGTCGATGGGATTGCCGTACGGACGCCACCAGCCAATGGGTCGATTGCGAAGACGCTCGGGCGCCTCGCTCCGTGGATCGGGCCGCAACTAGCCGTCCGGAGCGTGCTCGTGGCCCGGTACTTCCGCCAGCACGCCGACGCGTTCGATCTGGCGGTGAGTACGGCAAACGAGTTTTCGTTCCCGGGGCCGTCCGTCCAGTACGTCCACTATCCACAGTTTCACCTCTATGATCTCGAAGACGGCGATCCCGGCCGGTTGAACCCGCTATGGAGCCGCATCGCTGCTCCCGACCGACCGGATCTGCAGCGGGCGACGCTACTCGCGAACTCGGCGTGGACCGCTGAGGTGGTCGCGGAACTCTATGGCGTCCGCCCTGCTGTCGTGGCTCCTCCGGTCGATCCGATCGAGGAGGGTCTCGACTGGGACGACCGCCAGCAGGGGATCGTCGTTGTCGGACGGATCGCGCCTGACAAACGGGTTCTGGATGCTATATCCCTCATCGACCGTCTCCGTGACCGTGGACACGATGTCCACCTCCACGTCGTTGGATCGACGCCACGCTCCTATCGGCAGTATGCCGACCGCGTGGCGGCGGCCGTCGATCAGCGATCGTACGTCGATCTCGAACGTGACGTCTCCCGCGACCGACTCGAAACGCTGCTTCGAACCCACCGATACGGATTGAATCTCAAACCGGACGAACACTTCGGCATGTCCGTCGCCGAGTACGTCTCGGCTGGGATGATCGCCTTTGCACCCGATGGCGGCGGACAGCGGGATATCCTCGATGGGCGGCCGGACCGACTGTTCGACTCGCTGGCGGCAGCTGTCGACCGTATCGATACAGCGATCACGACGGATGACCGGCCGTCACTTCGCCGCGATCGATTTACCCGCGACCAGTTCAAAGCCGCGATCAGCACGTACGTGAATCAGACCCTCGAGTAA
- a CDS encoding aldo/keto reductase, which yields MDCLFVGAGAIAAEYASGLETASLSLAGVCDLDGERAATLATEYDCPAFTDLETALAAVDAPLVVNLTSHAAHAEVTRRALAAGRHVYTQKPLALDATIGEELLAMAQDRDLALGVAPENPRGPSQLRAAHVLASDRPGSVQLGYAHAHVGRVTDWHDRPDSFLEIGPLYDGGVYPLTLLVSWFGPVETVRVADALDIWPARESKRPSTASHIEATLAFESGPTVRLTASFYAPHRSREFYGLELHGDDGSLYLNGTGAMETDIDHVQFGRVGHEYTAVPPQSPTSSIEYANAVQRLAESVTDGAPVWASARRGAHVVAICNAIEDAAANGGPIDVPSYGAKADPLPETNVRPETVDTSSTGRDAIRLPAVGFGCSRYRDGEYVDRQESIATALDAGYRFLDSAELYGNEHRIGELLAAPGAPDREAVFILGKVWRTNHRRKHMIAAAEGSLTELGIDAFDSYALHWPDAWAHRGSLDRLAELPIEEQEGVTFPETADGEIETADISLETAWKNLEAVYDRGLSRTIGVSNVTRSQLETILDTGRVRPAIVQVERHPYQPRTDLVSFCHERGIRVIAHSPLSAPGLLDEPVLAEIGGKRDLSPAEVVIAWNVTHNVVPIPSSTTPAHIVSDLAASAQRLSPGEIDRIDSLCDPGFER from the coding sequence ATGGACTGTCTGTTCGTGGGAGCCGGCGCGATCGCCGCCGAGTACGCGTCCGGCCTGGAGACGGCCTCGCTCTCGCTGGCCGGCGTCTGTGATCTCGACGGCGAGCGCGCGGCGACCCTCGCCACGGAGTACGACTGTCCGGCGTTCACCGATCTGGAAACTGCCCTGGCGGCCGTCGACGCCCCGCTGGTGGTGAACCTGACGAGTCACGCCGCCCACGCCGAAGTAACCCGGCGTGCACTCGCGGCGGGTCGACACGTCTACACCCAGAAACCGCTCGCACTCGACGCTACTATCGGCGAGGAACTGCTGGCGATGGCTCAGGATCGTGATCTCGCCCTCGGCGTGGCCCCGGAGAACCCCCGGGGACCGTCACAGCTCCGGGCGGCGCACGTTCTGGCGAGCGATCGGCCGGGGTCGGTGCAACTGGGCTATGCCCACGCCCACGTTGGCCGCGTGACCGACTGGCACGACCGGCCGGACTCGTTTCTGGAAATCGGGCCGCTGTACGACGGTGGCGTCTATCCGCTGACGCTGCTCGTCTCGTGGTTCGGTCCCGTCGAGACGGTCCGGGTCGCCGACGCACTCGATATCTGGCCGGCCCGTGAATCGAAACGGCCCTCCACAGCCAGCCACATCGAGGCGACGCTCGCTTTCGAGTCGGGACCCACTGTCCGGCTGACGGCCAGTTTCTATGCGCCCCACCGAAGTCGGGAGTTCTACGGCCTCGAACTTCACGGCGACGACGGGTCGTTGTACCTGAATGGAACCGGCGCGATGGAGACCGACATCGATCACGTCCAGTTCGGTCGCGTCGGCCACGAGTACACCGCGGTACCACCACAGTCGCCAACCTCGTCCATCGAGTACGCCAATGCGGTCCAACGACTCGCCGAGAGCGTCACTGACGGGGCGCCCGTATGGGCGAGTGCTCGGCGGGGTGCTCACGTCGTCGCCATCTGCAACGCCATCGAGGACGCCGCCGCGAACGGTGGGCCGATTGACGTCCCGTCCTACGGCGCCAAGGCCGATCCGCTACCCGAAACAAACGTTCGGCCGGAAACTGTCGATACGAGTTCGACTGGCCGAGACGCCATTCGACTGCCGGCGGTCGGCTTTGGCTGTTCGCGGTACCGTGACGGCGAGTACGTCGACCGACAGGAATCTATCGCGACGGCGCTTGACGCGGGCTATCGCTTCCTCGACAGCGCCGAACTGTACGGCAACGAACACCGGATCGGCGAGTTGCTGGCCGCCCCGGGGGCGCCGGACCGGGAGGCGGTCTTCATCCTCGGGAAGGTTTGGCGGACGAATCACCGTCGCAAGCACATGATCGCCGCCGCCGAGGGAAGTCTCACAGAACTAGGCATCGACGCTTTCGATAGCTACGCTCTCCACTGGCCCGACGCCTGGGCACACCGTGGATCGCTCGACCGGCTAGCCGAATTACCGATCGAGGAGCAAGAAGGGGTCACGTTCCCCGAAACTGCCGACGGAGAGATCGAGACGGCCGACATATCGCTCGAAACGGCCTGGAAGAACCTCGAAGCGGTGTACGACCGAGGGCTGTCCCGGACCATCGGGGTCTCGAACGTGACCCGATCGCAGCTGGAGACGATCCTCGATACCGGGCGTGTTCGGCCGGCGATCGTCCAGGTCGAGCGTCATCCCTACCAGCCGCGAACTGATCTCGTCTCGTTCTGTCACGAGCGCGGAATCAGAGTGATTGCTCACTCGCCGCTGTCCGCGCCGGGCTTGCTGGACGAGCCCGTCTTAGCCGAGATCGGAGGGAAGCGCGATCTCTCGCCGGCCGAGGTCGTCATCGCCTGGAATGTCACCCATAACGTCGTACCGATCCCATCGAGTACGACGCCGGCACACATCGTTTCGGACCTGGCCGCGAGCGCGCAACGACTTTCTCCCGGCGAGATTGATCGTATCGATTCGCTCTGCGACCCTGGATTCGAGCGGTAG
- a CDS encoding CDP-alcohol phosphatidyltransferase family protein has translation MTERSPEQPMSVGMAVVLALSGALALAVVLRGLYPPRELDTWIFDPAAVAGVCLGGQLWYASHRLVPSRMSREPLARLFGLANSLTLLRGALYAVVAGFIVVPPTTRLAWVPAMAYGVGVVLDKLDGTVARTLGQETSLGERLDMAVDTFGFVAAPLVAVLWGRLPVWYLSLSAARYVYRGGLAWRQHQDRPVFDPPDSNLGKYLAGMQMVFLTVALTPAVPAPLVRTGAPFVLAPSLGVFVRDFLIVTGRLGRKR, from the coding sequence ATGACTGAGCGAAGCCCCGAACAACCGATGTCTGTCGGGATGGCAGTGGTACTCGCGCTTTCGGGTGCGCTCGCACTCGCCGTCGTCCTCCGGGGCCTGTATCCCCCTCGCGAGCTCGATACCTGGATCTTCGACCCCGCAGCGGTTGCCGGAGTCTGTCTGGGCGGCCAGCTGTGGTACGCCAGTCATCGTCTCGTCCCGTCTCGGATGTCCAGGGAACCGCTTGCCCGGCTGTTTGGCCTGGCGAACTCATTGACCCTACTCCGGGGCGCGCTGTACGCAGTCGTGGCTGGATTCATCGTCGTCCCGCCCACGACGCGTCTCGCGTGGGTACCGGCGATGGCCTACGGAGTTGGGGTCGTTCTCGACAAACTCGACGGAACCGTCGCCCGCACGCTCGGCCAGGAGACCTCGCTGGGAGAACGACTCGACATGGCCGTAGACACGTTCGGCTTCGTCGCCGCGCCGCTAGTCGCTGTCCTGTGGGGGCGACTCCCGGTCTGGTACCTCTCGCTTTCGGCAGCCAGGTACGTCTATCGCGGCGGCCTTGCCTGGCGACAGCATCAGGATCGGCCAGTGTTCGATCCGCCTGACAGCAACCTCGGAAAGTACCTGGCCGGGATGCAGATGGTGTTTCTCACCGTGGCGCTGACACCGGCCGTCCCGGCCCCTCTCGTCCGGACTGGGGCCCCATTCGTCCTCGCCCCATCGCTCGGAGTATTCGTCCGTGATTTCTTGATCGTCACCGGCCGTCTCGGCCGGAAGCGCTGA
- a CDS encoding HAD family hydrolase, producing the protein MHVGFDLDGVLLDSAADLSWLDRGLDDALTELGIERCEANRRKLYPDALADLEAVADEFGVDPDTLWAARTRNYTGGKVEAIRSGELQPYEDIDAIGRLLDETLFCVSNSPQEVVEAFLDETGLDEEFAVGVGRGHSRAALDRLKPDPALFEPVSQTLGDGEYVYVGDRDSDRAFAARTDMNYVHLDRRERTLYDAVEDVMNGDWETPETSQSKSS; encoded by the coding sequence ATGCACGTCGGCTTCGACCTGGATGGTGTCCTCCTTGACTCAGCAGCTGATCTGTCCTGGCTCGACCGAGGGCTCGACGACGCGCTGACGGAACTGGGTATCGAGCGATGCGAAGCGAATCGACGGAAGCTCTATCCCGACGCGCTCGCGGATCTCGAAGCCGTCGCCGACGAGTTCGGCGTCGATCCGGATACTCTCTGGGCGGCGCGGACGCGCAACTACACTGGTGGGAAGGTAGAAGCCATCCGCTCCGGTGAACTCCAGCCGTACGAGGACATCGACGCCATCGGCCGACTACTCGATGAGACGCTGTTCTGCGTGAGCAACTCTCCACAGGAGGTCGTCGAGGCGTTCCTGGACGAAACCGGGCTTGACGAGGAGTTCGCCGTCGGGGTCGGTCGGGGCCACTCGCGCGCGGCACTCGACCGTCTCAAGCCCGATCCTGCACTGTTCGAGCCAGTCTCCCAGACCCTGGGGGACGGCGAGTACGTCTACGTCGGCGATCGCGACAGCGACCGTGCGTTCGCGGCCCGGACCGACATGAACTACGTCCATCTCGACCGTCGGGAACGAACGCTGTACGACGCGGTCGAGGACGTCATGAACGGGGACTGGGAGACACCGGAAACCAGTCAGTCAAAGTCGTCGTAG
- the dpsA gene encoding DNA starvation/stationary phase protection protein DpsA, whose translation MSSHERVLKTEGEVEGSEGLRMDPERAQEIVDALNTDLAATYVLYHQLKKHHWNVEGAEFRDLHLFLGDAAGNAEDFADELAERVQALGGVPHASGATLEAEAPVEPEDEDVYDIRTSLEHDLEIYGDIIETLREHVELFDSLGDPTSAEIIREHIVEVEDDAHHIEHYLEGDTLVTADAME comes from the coding sequence ATGAGTTCCCACGAACGCGTACTCAAGACGGAAGGCGAAGTCGAGGGCTCGGAAGGGCTGCGAATGGACCCAGAGCGCGCCCAAGAGATCGTCGACGCGCTGAACACGGACCTGGCGGCGACGTACGTCCTCTATCATCAGCTGAAGAAACACCACTGGAACGTCGAGGGTGCGGAGTTCCGCGATCTGCACCTGTTCCTCGGCGATGCGGCCGGTAATGCCGAGGATTTCGCCGACGAACTTGCCGAGCGCGTCCAGGCTCTCGGCGGGGTTCCCCACGCCAGCGGTGCGACGCTAGAGGCCGAAGCTCCCGTCGAACCGGAAGACGAGGACGTCTATGACATCCGGACGTCCCTTGAGCACGACCTCGAGATATACGGTGACATTATCGAAACGCTCCGGGAACACGTCGAGTTGTTCGACAGCCTCGGTGACCCCACCTCCGCGGAGATCATCCGTGAGCACATCGTCGAAGTCGAGGACGACGCCCACCACATCGAGCACTACCTGGAGGGCGACACGCTGGTCACCGCCGACGCGATGGAATAA
- a CDS encoding GTP cyclohydrolase IIa — translation MSRATRVGLVQIDDYGLRTDKPELRRKTITKSLQALPFADFATVVGGDDVIGDYPDLGATVFDNAIEHVRPETRIELQAGIGRGLIAPAAGTKAKDNLEQCRATGTRIQGADQLSADD, via the coding sequence GTGTCGAGAGCAACCCGGGTTGGGCTGGTACAGATCGACGACTACGGACTCAGGACGGACAAACCCGAGCTACGGCGCAAAACGATTACCAAATCTCTGCAGGCGTTGCCGTTCGCTGACTTCGCCACCGTCGTCGGTGGCGACGACGTCATCGGAGACTATCCCGACCTTGGCGCGACGGTGTTCGACAACGCTATCGAACACGTCCGTCCCGAGACCAGGATCGAACTGCAGGCCGGAATCGGTCGCGGCCTGATCGCTCCCGCCGCCGGTACCAAGGCAAAGGACAACCTCGAACAGTGTCGGGCGACCGGCACACGGATCCAAGGCGCCGACCAGCTCTCGGCGGACGACTAA
- a CDS encoding DUF7475 family protein — translation MATTETTGPTIRTESLGGLHWVGILAALVSAAIHLLLGVRLLSSGIGISFVLAGLGFLGAIVLVLIDYRRRTVYAVGVPFVLVQIILWFMLNFINGPKTFPTDIGTIGAVDKIAQLVLLGVLVALLRS, via the coding sequence ATGGCAACAACCGAAACGACGGGGCCGACGATCCGAACGGAATCGCTGGGTGGACTCCACTGGGTCGGGATCCTTGCGGCCCTCGTTAGCGCCGCGATCCATCTCCTGCTCGGGGTTCGGCTGCTCTCCTCTGGGATAGGAATAAGCTTCGTCCTGGCGGGATTGGGGTTCCTCGGAGCGATCGTTCTCGTCCTAATCGACTATCGCCGTCGGACGGTCTACGCTGTCGGGGTCCCGTTCGTTCTCGTCCAGATCATCCTGTGGTTCATGCTCAATTTCATCAACGGTCCAAAGACGTTCCCGACAGACATCGGGACGATCGGGGCGGTCGACAAGATCGCACAGCTTGTCCTTCTTGGCGTCCTCGTCGCGCTGTTGCGTTCCTGA
- the nadA gene encoding quinolinate synthase NadA — translation MQTANLDTDLSLFKYDNLSQLPPAYRDLDAKTRKQRIETALEDLGDDVVILGHNYQRREIVEHADFIGDSYQLSKEAAESDAEYVIFGGVTFMAESADIITDDDQQVILPSMEASCPMAGMAEALQVDSAWEKLTAATDEDVIPICYMNSYADLKAFCAEHGGLVCTSSNAVDAFEWAFERGEKVLFLPDKHLGTNTAHDLGMEDDILVWDPWADDTDPAAIEAHDVILWEGYCQVHERFRAEHVEDVRKEHSDANVIVHPECRREVVEAADHVGSTADITQAVENADPGETWAIGTEIHLANHLDRWHPDVEVVPLCGDACMDCNAMRQIDPNYLLWVLEELVEGREQNVISVDPATADRAGTALDRMLEL, via the coding sequence ATGCAAACAGCGAACCTGGACACGGATCTCAGTCTGTTCAAATACGACAACTTGTCACAGCTACCCCCAGCCTATCGAGATCTCGATGCCAAGACACGGAAGCAGCGGATCGAGACGGCCCTCGAGGATCTCGGCGACGATGTCGTCATCCTGGGCCACAACTATCAGCGCCGGGAGATCGTCGAACACGCCGACTTCATCGGTGACTCCTATCAGTTGAGCAAGGAGGCCGCCGAGTCCGACGCCGAATACGTGATTTTCGGTGGCGTGACGTTCATGGCCGAGTCGGCAGACATCATCACGGACGACGACCAGCAGGTCATCCTTCCGAGCATGGAAGCCTCGTGTCCGATGGCCGGGATGGCCGAGGCGCTACAGGTCGATTCGGCGTGGGAGAAACTCACGGCCGCCACCGACGAGGACGTCATCCCGATCTGTTATATGAACTCCTACGCCGACCTCAAGGCCTTCTGTGCCGAGCACGGTGGGCTGGTCTGTACCTCCTCGAACGCCGTCGACGCCTTCGAGTGGGCCTTCGAGCGTGGGGAGAAAGTCCTCTTTCTGCCCGACAAGCACCTCGGAACGAACACGGCCCACGACCTCGGCATGGAGGACGACATCCTCGTGTGGGATCCCTGGGCTGACGACACGGATCCGGCGGCAATCGAAGCCCACGACGTGATCCTCTGGGAAGGGTACTGCCAGGTCCACGAACGCTTCCGGGCCGAGCACGTCGAAGACGTGCGCAAGGAACACTCCGACGCGAACGTGATCGTCCATCCGGAGTGTCGCCGCGAAGTCGTCGAGGCTGCAGACCATGTCGGTTCGACAGCCGACATCACCCAGGCAGTCGAGAACGCAGATCCGGGCGAGACCTGGGCAATCGGGACCGAGATCCACCTCGCGAACCACCTCGACCGCTGGCACCCCGACGTCGAAGTCGTCCCACTGTGCGGTGACGCCTGCATGGACTGCAACGCGATGCGCCAGATCGACCCCAACTACCTGTTGTGGGTGCTCGAAGAGTTGGTCGAAGGACGCGAGCAGAACGTCATCAGCGTCGATCCCGCAACGGCGGATCGCGCGGGAACTGCTCTCGATCGCATGCTGGAGCTGTAA
- a CDS encoding zinc-dependent alcohol dehydrogenase, with translation MEGDSLYFTGPETINLRERSVEYSAEEVLIETRVTAISPGTELLIYHGDAPSDLPADETLDALDGDLSYPLRYGYAAVGDVIDTGSAVDEAWLGRTVFAFNPHETVFSAAPSALVPVPDGTDLEEMVMYPTVETATTLVLDGAPRIGERIVVLGAGVIGLCTIGLLASFPLSELVVVDPLAGRRERARQLGADTAVAPKEFAETRWNDAAGPEGADLIYELSGSPSALDDALAVAGYDSRIIVGSWYGTKSLTPDLGGDFHRDRVSIESSQVSTIAPELRGRWSFDRRTETTLENLRSLPIDSLVTHRIPFEDAPSAYRLLDEQSENALQILLTYP, from the coding sequence ATGGAGGGGGATTCGCTCTACTTCACTGGCCCGGAGACGATCAACCTTCGCGAGCGGTCGGTCGAGTACTCGGCCGAGGAGGTACTCATCGAAACGCGCGTCACGGCGATTAGTCCCGGAACGGAACTACTCATCTATCACGGCGATGCGCCCAGCGACCTCCCGGCCGACGAGACGCTTGACGCGCTGGATGGTGATCTCTCCTACCCGCTACGCTACGGCTACGCGGCAGTCGGGGACGTGATCGACACCGGTTCGGCCGTCGACGAGGCGTGGCTCGGTCGAACCGTCTTCGCGTTCAATCCCCACGAGACGGTGTTCAGCGCTGCGCCGTCGGCCCTCGTCCCGGTTCCCGACGGGACTGATCTCGAGGAGATGGTCATGTACCCGACGGTCGAGACGGCGACGACACTCGTCCTCGACGGAGCACCGCGGATCGGCGAACGGATAGTGGTTTTGGGCGCGGGTGTTATCGGCCTGTGTACGATCGGGTTGCTGGCGTCGTTCCCGCTGTCGGAACTGGTCGTCGTCGATCCACTGGCGGGGCGTCGGGAACGTGCCAGACAACTGGGTGCCGATACGGCGGTGGCACCGAAGGAGTTCGCGGAGACTCGCTGGAACGACGCGGCCGGGCCAGAAGGGGCCGATCTGATCTACGAATTATCGGGTTCGCCATCGGCTCTGGACGACGCCCTGGCTGTCGCTGGCTACGATAGCCGGATCATCGTCGGTTCCTGGTACGGGACGAAATCACTGACGCCCGATCTCGGCGGGGACTTCCACCGCGATCGCGTCTCGATCGAGTCCAGTCAGGTCAGCACGATCGCACCTGAACTCCGGGGTCGCTGGTCGTTCGATCGGCGCACTGAGACCACACTCGAAAATCTGCGGTCACTTCCGATTGACTCGCTCGTCACGCACCGGATCCCGTTCGAAGACGCACCTTCCGCGTACCGCCTCCTCGACGAGCAGTCCGAGAACGCACTCCAGATCCTGCTCACGTACCCATGA